In one Curtobacterium citreum genomic region, the following are encoded:
- a CDS encoding LmeA family phospholipid-binding protein yields the protein MSVAPAPARKRRRWPIVLVVLVLVLVAIAVVAEFVLRGVVDRTIADQVEQSLPDGTTGEVTAHAEGIVLPQLIAGTLDRVDISSDRITVDGVPLAADVTVHDVPVDGKGDVRDVDGHVTLAASSVKDLAKYSPLFDRLRLVDGGVELSGSTAVLGYDISYAATGDVVAQPDGRGVTITPQTVRITNSALGLKVDSIPGVTDVPVTVCTAQFLPEQLRVRSLDITGSDATVRVTADRLPLTEQGLQTVGTCGS from the coding sequence ATGTCCGTCGCCCCCGCACCCGCCCGGAAGCGCCGTCGCTGGCCGATCGTCCTCGTCGTGCTCGTCCTCGTGCTTGTCGCGATCGCGGTCGTCGCCGAGTTCGTCCTGCGCGGCGTGGTGGACCGCACGATCGCCGACCAGGTCGAGCAGTCCCTGCCCGACGGCACGACCGGCGAGGTCACTGCCCACGCCGAGGGCATCGTCCTGCCGCAGCTGATCGCCGGGACGCTCGACCGGGTGGACATCTCGTCGGACCGGATCACGGTCGACGGCGTCCCGCTCGCGGCGGACGTCACCGTGCACGACGTCCCGGTCGACGGCAAGGGCGACGTCCGGGACGTCGACGGGCACGTGACGCTCGCCGCCTCGAGCGTGAAGGACCTGGCGAAGTACAGCCCGCTGTTCGACCGGCTCCGGCTCGTCGACGGCGGGGTCGAGCTCTCCGGCTCCACCGCGGTGCTCGGCTACGACATCTCGTACGCGGCCACCGGTGACGTCGTGGCGCAGCCCGACGGCCGCGGCGTGACGATCACGCCGCAGACGGTCCGGATCACGAACTCGGCGCTCGGGCTCAAGGTGGACTCCATCCCCGGCGTGACCGACGTGCCCGTGACGGTCTGCACGGCGCAGTTCCTGCCGGAGCAGCTGCGGGTCCGCTCGCTCGACATCACCGGGTCGGACGCGACCGTGCGGGTCACGGCCGATCGGCTGCCGCTCACGGAGCAGGGACTGCAGACCGTGGGGACCTGCGGCAGCTGA
- the argS gene encoding arginine--tRNA ligase, which translates to MTPAELSAAYLSILTGIVERRGASDTVTVGESHVALERPKNRAHGDWASNAAMQLAKRLGTNPRELATEIAGELTELDGVASVDVAGPGFINITLEAAAAGEIARTIVNGGSSFGHGDLYDGVRIDLEFVSANPTGPIHMGGVRWAAVGDSLARVFAAQGGLVTREYYFNDHGAQIDRFARSLVASALGEPTPEDGYGGAYISEIAARVLSTYDGDVRDLPRDEAQELFRREGVDFMFADIKQSLHDFGVDFDVYFHENSLHESKAVERAIERLQSLGMMYEAEGALWLRTTDFGDDRDRVVIKSDGDPAYIAGDLAYYLDKRERGFERNLIMLGADHHGYVGRMMAMCAAFGDEPGTNLEILIGQMVNLLKDGQPFRMSKRNGTIVTMEDLVDAVGVDAGRYALVRFASDTAIDIDLDLLTKRTNDNPVFYVQYAHARTQSVARNAAASGVDRSAFDASLLTHDTEGALLGALAEYPRVVRQAAELREPHRIARYIEQLAGLYHRWYDACRVTPLGDEAVTDLHRTRLWLNDATGQVVRNGLGLLGVSAPERM; encoded by the coding sequence GTGACTCCTGCCGAACTCTCCGCCGCGTACCTGTCGATCCTGACCGGGATCGTCGAGCGACGAGGCGCGTCCGACACCGTGACCGTCGGGGAGTCGCACGTCGCGCTTGAACGGCCGAAGAACCGTGCGCACGGCGACTGGGCCTCGAACGCGGCGATGCAGCTCGCGAAGCGCCTCGGCACGAACCCGCGCGAGCTCGCGACCGAGATCGCGGGCGAGCTGACCGAGCTGGACGGCGTCGCGTCGGTCGACGTCGCCGGACCCGGCTTCATCAACATCACGCTCGAGGCGGCGGCCGCGGGGGAGATCGCCCGCACGATCGTCAACGGGGGTTCGTCCTTCGGGCACGGCGACCTGTACGACGGCGTCCGCATCGACCTCGAGTTCGTGTCCGCCAACCCGACGGGCCCGATCCACATGGGCGGCGTCCGCTGGGCCGCGGTCGGCGACAGCCTGGCGCGCGTGTTCGCCGCGCAGGGCGGCCTCGTCACCCGCGAGTACTACTTCAACGACCACGGCGCGCAGATCGACCGCTTCGCCCGGTCCCTCGTCGCGTCCGCGCTCGGGGAGCCCACGCCCGAGGACGGCTACGGCGGCGCCTACATCAGCGAGATCGCCGCCCGCGTGCTGTCGACGTACGACGGCGACGTGCGCGACCTGCCCCGCGACGAGGCGCAGGAGCTGTTCCGCCGCGAAGGCGTCGACTTCATGTTCGCCGACATCAAGCAGTCGCTGCACGACTTCGGCGTCGACTTCGACGTGTACTTCCACGAGAACTCGCTGCACGAGTCGAAGGCCGTCGAGCGCGCCATCGAGCGCCTGCAGTCGCTCGGGATGATGTACGAGGCCGAGGGGGCGCTCTGGCTCCGCACGACCGACTTCGGCGACGACCGGGACCGCGTCGTCATCAAGTCCGACGGCGACCCCGCGTACATCGCCGGTGACCTGGCGTACTACCTCGACAAGCGCGAGCGGGGGTTCGAGCGGAACCTCATCATGCTCGGCGCGGACCACCACGGCTACGTCGGTCGGATGATGGCGATGTGCGCGGCGTTCGGCGACGAGCCGGGCACGAACCTCGAGATCCTCATCGGCCAGATGGTCAACCTGCTCAAGGACGGCCAGCCGTTCCGGATGTCGAAGCGCAACGGCACGATCGTGACGATGGAGGACCTCGTCGACGCCGTCGGTGTGGACGCCGGCCGGTACGCCCTCGTGCGGTTCGCCAGCGACACCGCGATCGACATCGACCTCGACCTGCTCACCAAGCGGACGAACGACAACCCGGTCTTCTACGTGCAGTACGCCCACGCCCGCACGCAGTCGGTGGCGCGCAACGCCGCCGCCTCCGGGGTGGACCGCTCGGCGTTCGACGCCTCGCTGCTCACCCACGACACCGAGGGTGCACTCCTCGGTGCCCTCGCGGAGTACCCGCGGGTCGTCCGGCAGGCCGCGGAGCTGCGCGAGCCGCACCGCATCGCGCGGTACATCGAGCAGCTCGCGGGGCTGTACCACCGCTGGTACGACGCCTGCCGCGTGACGCCGCTCGGCGACGAGGCCGTGACCGACCTGCACCGCACCCGCCTCTGGCTGAACGACGCCACCGGCCAGGTCGTCCGCAACGGCCTGGGGCTGCTCGGCGTCTCCGCTCCCGAGCGCATGTAG
- a CDS encoding Pls/PosA family non-ribosomal peptide synthetase → MSTGTSDTQAPLARGTHAPDPRTLLDVLRATAAATPDTLALEDPAGTVDYATLLDLVAARADDLATRGVRRGDRVGIRIPSGGRDLYVSILAVLAAGAAYVPVDADDPEERAALVFGEAGVVGVIGAGGVLRTSGAPDADPSPVVDPGARAEAPTVDDDAWIIFTSGSTGVPKGVAVTHRSAAAFVDAEARMFLQDAPIGPGDRVLAGLSVAFDASCEEMWLAWGHGACLVPAPRSLVRTGVDLGPWLIAHTITIVSTVPTLAALWPDDALEQVRLVIFGGEACPPELAARITSRDRELWNTYGPTEATVVACGSLMDGSQPVRIGLPLDGWDLAVVDEHGQRVAPGGVGELVIGGVGLGRYLDPAKDAEKYAPFPELGWDRAYRSGDLVRYEPEGLVFQGRADDQVKLGGRRIELGEVDAALQGLDGVAGGAAVVQRTPAGNQVLVGYVAPVAGATIDTAAANERLRQELPAALVPLLAVVDALPTRTSGKVDRAALPWPLPGATDTALLPDTVAWIAERWAAILGVPVTSVDDDFFAHGGGSLTAAQLVSAIRERFPTTTVADVYDHPRIGALAEALDDAGPVAAARRPVRPVPPATGLLLTVLGLPVQVLRGLRVTTWTALASSVLHATSFPALPSLPWWALVLALAVFVTPVGKMALTVVLARLVLLGVRPGDHPRGGSVHVRVWLAERIAEAVDGPSTSGAPWISYYARALGARIGQGVDLHTLPPVTGMLTIGKRASIEPEVDLAGHWVDGDVFRLGRVRVDADAVVHSRSTLMPGAHVGVGAEVEAGSAVSGQVPDGERWAGSPAERVGSARHGREARPPSRRRWLVAYGVGSVVVAGLPVVGVAAGVTVAAALVGRADTIGSAVLHGLAAVPLATLVAGAVYAGLVVVAVRLLGIGLREGRYPVRSRTGWQAWCTERVLDAARTLLFPLYASLVTPLWLRVLGARVGRDTEISTVLLIPSLTQIASGAFLADDTMVATYELGGGYVRIGRSKVGRRAFLGNSGMTGAGRSVPREALVAVLSAVPKKAKRGSSWLGSPPVRLRRATTEFDEERTFRPPRRLKVARGLWELLRLVAPMVSAAIALGVAGSLLALWSSVGLVWTVLLAGPVLIVAGAVAAAVSTAAKWVFVGRIDARERPLWSSFVWRNEVQDTFVETVARPWFAEQATGTPALAAWLRSLGARIGRGTWIETYWLPEADLVEIGAGASVARGTVVQTHLFHDRVMQLDAVRLDTGATLGPHSVVLPAAGIGPGATVGPASLVMRGEQVPGGTHWSGNPIAPWTTAPPVARAEDPGVADSTAP, encoded by the coding sequence ATGAGCACCGGCACCTCGGACACCCAGGCACCCCTCGCCCGCGGCACGCATGCGCCCGACCCGCGCACCCTGCTCGACGTCCTGCGGGCGACCGCGGCCGCGACCCCGGACACCCTCGCGCTCGAGGACCCCGCCGGGACCGTCGACTACGCGACCCTGCTCGACCTCGTCGCCGCGCGGGCCGACGACCTCGCCACGCGCGGGGTGCGCCGCGGCGACCGCGTCGGCATCCGCATCCCGTCCGGCGGTCGGGACCTGTACGTGTCGATCCTCGCGGTGCTCGCCGCCGGCGCCGCGTACGTCCCCGTCGACGCCGACGACCCCGAGGAGCGGGCGGCGCTCGTGTTCGGCGAGGCCGGGGTCGTCGGTGTGATCGGGGCGGGCGGCGTCCTGCGGACCTCCGGCGCGCCCGACGCCGACCCCTCGCCGGTCGTCGACCCCGGCGCGCGTGCGGAGGCTCCGACGGTGGACGACGACGCGTGGATCATCTTCACCTCCGGTTCGACCGGTGTCCCCAAGGGCGTCGCCGTGACCCACCGCTCCGCGGCCGCGTTCGTCGACGCCGAGGCACGGATGTTCCTGCAGGACGCCCCGATCGGTCCGGGCGACCGGGTCCTCGCCGGGCTGAGCGTCGCGTTCGACGCGTCCTGCGAGGAGATGTGGCTCGCGTGGGGCCACGGGGCGTGCCTGGTCCCCGCACCGCGGTCGCTCGTCCGGACCGGGGTCGACCTCGGGCCGTGGCTCATCGCGCACACGATCACGATCGTCTCGACCGTGCCGACCCTCGCGGCGCTCTGGCCCGACGACGCCCTCGAGCAGGTCCGGCTCGTCATCTTCGGCGGCGAGGCCTGCCCGCCCGAGCTCGCCGCCCGCATCACGTCCCGGGACCGCGAGCTCTGGAACACCTACGGCCCGACCGAGGCCACCGTCGTGGCCTGCGGGTCCCTGATGGACGGCAGCCAGCCCGTCCGGATCGGCCTGCCCCTGGACGGCTGGGACCTCGCCGTCGTCGACGAGCACGGGCAGCGCGTCGCCCCCGGCGGCGTCGGCGAGCTCGTCATCGGGGGCGTCGGACTCGGCCGGTACCTCGACCCGGCGAAGGACGCCGAGAAGTACGCACCCTTCCCGGAGCTCGGGTGGGACCGGGCGTACCGGAGCGGGGACCTCGTGCGGTACGAGCCCGAGGGCCTGGTGTTCCAGGGCCGCGCCGACGACCAGGTCAAGCTCGGCGGTCGCCGGATCGAGCTCGGCGAGGTGGACGCCGCGCTGCAGGGCCTGGACGGCGTCGCGGGCGGTGCCGCCGTCGTGCAGCGCACCCCCGCCGGGAACCAGGTGCTCGTCGGGTACGTCGCCCCGGTCGCCGGCGCGACGATCGACACCGCCGCCGCGAACGAGCGCCTCCGGCAGGAGCTGCCCGCCGCCCTCGTGCCGCTCCTCGCCGTCGTCGACGCCCTGCCGACCCGCACCTCGGGCAAGGTCGACCGCGCTGCGCTCCCCTGGCCGCTCCCCGGCGCCACCGACACCGCCCTGCTGCCGGACACCGTCGCGTGGATCGCCGAGCGGTGGGCGGCGATCCTCGGCGTCCCGGTGACGAGCGTCGACGACGACTTCTTCGCGCACGGCGGCGGCTCGCTGACCGCGGCGCAGCTCGTCTCGGCCATCCGCGAACGCTTCCCGACGACGACCGTCGCCGACGTGTACGACCACCCGCGGATCGGCGCGCTGGCCGAGGCACTCGACGACGCCGGGCCGGTCGCCGCCGCCCGGCGCCCCGTCCGTCCGGTCCCGCCGGCGACCGGGCTGCTGCTGACGGTGCTCGGCCTGCCGGTGCAGGTCCTCCGCGGGCTGCGGGTCACGACCTGGACCGCCCTCGCGTCGAGCGTCCTGCACGCGACGTCGTTCCCCGCCCTGCCGTCGCTGCCCTGGTGGGCCCTCGTGCTCGCGCTCGCGGTGTTCGTCACCCCCGTGGGCAAGATGGCGCTCACGGTCGTGCTCGCCCGGCTCGTCCTGCTCGGCGTCCGCCCGGGCGACCACCCCCGTGGCGGCTCGGTGCACGTGCGCGTCTGGCTCGCGGAGCGGATCGCCGAGGCCGTCGACGGCCCCTCGACGTCCGGCGCGCCGTGGATCAGCTACTACGCCCGCGCGCTCGGCGCCCGGATCGGTCAAGGCGTCGACCTGCACACGCTCCCGCCCGTGACCGGCATGCTCACGATCGGCAAGCGGGCGTCGATCGAACCCGAGGTCGACCTCGCCGGGCACTGGGTCGACGGCGACGTGTTCCGTCTCGGCCGGGTCCGGGTCGACGCCGACGCGGTCGTGCACAGCCGCTCGACCCTGATGCCGGGCGCGCACGTCGGCGTGGGAGCCGAGGTGGAGGCCGGCTCCGCCGTCTCCGGCCAGGTCCCCGACGGGGAGCGCTGGGCGGGTTCGCCGGCGGAACGCGTCGGCTCGGCTCGGCACGGTCGGGAGGCACGACCACCGTCCCGCAGGCGCTGGCTCGTCGCGTACGGGGTCGGCTCCGTCGTCGTCGCGGGGCTGCCCGTCGTCGGCGTCGCGGCCGGCGTGACGGTCGCCGCGGCCCTGGTCGGGCGAGCGGACACGATCGGGTCCGCCGTGCTGCACGGCCTGGCGGCCGTCCCGCTCGCCACGCTCGTCGCGGGTGCCGTGTACGCCGGGCTCGTGGTCGTCGCCGTCCGGCTGCTCGGCATCGGCCTCCGCGAGGGCCGGTACCCGGTGCGGTCCCGGACCGGGTGGCAGGCGTGGTGCACCGAACGGGTGCTCGACGCCGCACGGACCCTGCTGTTCCCCCTGTACGCCTCGCTCGTCACGCCGCTGTGGCTCCGGGTGCTCGGGGCGAGGGTCGGTCGGGACACCGAGATCTCGACCGTGCTCCTCATCCCCTCGCTCACGCAGATCGCGTCGGGGGCGTTCCTCGCCGACGACACCATGGTCGCGACGTACGAGCTCGGCGGCGGGTACGTCCGGATCGGGCGGTCGAAGGTCGGGCGGCGCGCGTTCCTCGGCAACTCCGGCATGACCGGGGCCGGCCGCTCGGTCCCCCGCGAGGCCCTGGTCGCGGTGCTCTCCGCGGTGCCGAAGAAGGCCAAGCGCGGCTCGTCGTGGCTCGGATCGCCGCCGGTCCGACTGCGCCGGGCGACGACCGAGTTCGACGAGGAGCGCACCTTCCGTCCGCCGCGCCGCCTGAAGGTCGCGCGGGGGCTGTGGGAACTGCTCCGACTCGTGGCCCCGATGGTGTCCGCCGCGATCGCGCTCGGCGTCGCGGGGTCGCTGCTCGCGCTGTGGTCCTCGGTCGGGCTCGTCTGGACCGTCCTGCTCGCGGGTCCGGTCCTCATCGTCGCGGGCGCCGTCGCCGCCGCGGTGTCGACGGCCGCGAAGTGGGTCTTCGTCGGGCGGATCGACGCCAGGGAACGGCCGCTGTGGTCGTCGTTCGTGTGGCGCAACGAGGTGCAGGACACGTTCGTCGAGACCGTCGCCCGGCCCTGGTTCGCGGAGCAGGCCACGGGGACGCCGGCCCTGGCCGCGTGGCTCCGGAGCCTCGGAGCCCGGATCGGCCGCGGCACCTGGATCGAGACGTACTGGCTGCCGGAGGCCGACCTCGTCGAGATCGGCGCCGGTGCGTCCGTCGCGCGCGGGACCGTCGTGCAGACCCACCTGTTCCACGACCGGGTCATGCAGCTCGACGCGGTCCGCCTGGACACCGGCGCGACCCTCGGCCCGCACAGCGTCGTCCTGCCGGCGGCGGGCATCGGCCCCGGCGCGACCGTCGGTCCGGCGTCGCTCGTGATGCGCGGCGAGCAGGTCCCCGGCGGCACGCACTGGTCGGGCAACCCCATCGCTCCGTGGACGACCGCCCCGCCGGTGGCCCGCGCCGAGGACCCGGGCGTGGCAGACTCGACGGCACCGTGA
- a CDS encoding M1 family metallopeptidase → MKPNPDADPYTPHSGDRRWSALHHDLRLGYRVATNRLDATATITARALVALDRIVLDLHGLRVDRADVDGVRAAKVAASTHKLTVTPAEPIAAGAEFTLHLRYRGAPRPLRSPWGQIGWEELTDGVIVAAQPTGAPSWFPCNDRPDDKATYRFEITAETGYDVVANGDLLGREQARAGTTWTYAVTEPMATYLATVQIGRYRSTRLRGAVPPVTVHHPADLASAVRTDFGQVPEMLALYADRFGPYPFSSYGLVVTDDELEIPLEAHGLAVFGRNHVDGEHGTDRLIAHELAHQWFGNSLTVRRWQDIWLHEGFACYAEWLWSEHRGGDSADVLAAQHRQALVAGPQDLVVASPGARDMFDDRVYKRGALALHAVRRTVGDEGFFAGLRTLTDRYRHGNVVPEDVLGALADAAGLPVDAVRRITGPWVDEPGVPALPVVRPV, encoded by the coding sequence GTGAAGCCGAACCCCGACGCCGACCCGTACACCCCGCACAGCGGCGACCGTCGGTGGAGCGCCCTGCACCACGACCTGCGTCTCGGCTACCGCGTCGCGACCAACCGGCTCGACGCGACGGCGACGATCACCGCGCGGGCGCTCGTCGCCCTGGACCGGATCGTGCTCGACCTGCACGGGCTGCGGGTCGACCGTGCGGACGTCGACGGCGTCCGGGCGGCGAAGGTCGCCGCGTCGACCCACAAGCTGACCGTCACCCCCGCCGAGCCGATCGCCGCCGGCGCCGAGTTCACGCTGCACCTGCGCTACCGCGGCGCGCCGCGTCCGCTCCGCAGCCCATGGGGCCAGATCGGGTGGGAGGAACTGACCGACGGCGTCATCGTCGCCGCGCAGCCGACCGGTGCCCCGAGCTGGTTCCCGTGCAACGACCGCCCGGACGACAAGGCCACCTACCGCTTCGAGATCACCGCCGAGACCGGCTACGACGTCGTCGCGAACGGCGACCTGCTCGGCCGTGAGCAGGCCCGCGCCGGCACGACCTGGACCTACGCGGTGACCGAGCCGATGGCCACGTACCTGGCGACCGTGCAGATCGGGCGCTACCGCTCGACGCGACTCCGCGGTGCCGTCCCGCCGGTGACCGTGCACCACCCGGCGGACCTGGCGTCCGCAGTCCGGACGGACTTCGGGCAGGTGCCCGAGATGCTCGCGCTCTACGCCGACCGGTTCGGCCCGTACCCGTTCTCGTCCTACGGGCTCGTGGTGACGGACGACGAGCTCGAGATCCCGCTCGAGGCGCACGGGCTCGCGGTGTTCGGCCGGAACCACGTCGACGGCGAGCACGGCACCGACCGGCTCATCGCGCACGAGCTCGCGCACCAGTGGTTCGGGAACTCGCTCACCGTCCGCCGCTGGCAGGACATCTGGCTGCACGAGGGCTTCGCCTGCTACGCGGAGTGGCTGTGGTCCGAGCACCGCGGCGGCGACTCGGCGGACGTGCTCGCCGCGCAGCACCGACAAGCGCTGGTCGCCGGGCCGCAGGACCTCGTCGTCGCGTCGCCGGGCGCGCGGGACATGTTCGACGACCGGGTCTACAAGCGCGGCGCCCTCGCCCTGCACGCCGTCCGACGGACCGTCGGCGACGAGGGGTTCTTCGCGGGGCTGCGGACGCTCACCGACCGGTACCGGCACGGCAACGTGGTGCCCGAGGACGTGCTCGGCGCGCTCGCGGACGCGGCGGGACTGCCCGTCGACGCGGTGCGACGGATCACCGGGCCGTGGGTCGACGAACCCGGGGTGCCTGCGCTGCCGGTCGTCCGTCCGGTCTGA
- a CDS encoding helix-turn-helix domain-containing protein, giving the protein MVRLPLSPEELERGRRLGALLRRARAERSMLDVALAAGISPETLRKIETGRIATPAFATIAAVAGEVGLSLDTLWTDVHAPDRAAS; this is encoded by the coding sequence ATGGTCCGTCTCCCGCTCAGTCCCGAGGAGCTCGAGCGTGGGCGTCGGCTCGGGGCGCTGCTCCGCCGGGCCCGTGCCGAGCGCTCGATGCTCGACGTCGCCCTGGCCGCCGGCATCTCGCCCGAGACCCTGCGGAAGATCGAGACGGGCCGGATCGCGACCCCGGCGTTCGCCACGATCGCCGCGGTCGCCGGCGAGGTCGGACTCTCGCTCGACACGCTCTGGACGGACGTGCACGCGCCGGACCGCGCGGCCTCGTAA
- the map gene encoding type I methionyl aminopeptidase, with protein MIEILSPTEVDRARRTGALVGTVLQTLRERTRVGTNLLEIDAWARTLIEDAGADSCYVDYAPSFGRGPFGHHVCTAVNDAVLHGLPHDRALVDGDLLTLDLAVSLDGIAADAAISFVVGTPDPADTALIAATERALAAGIAAARPGARTGDLSHAVGTVLTDAGYLVNTEFGGHGIGSTMHQDPHVSNTGRPGRGYTLRPGLLLALEPWVMADTDELVTDPDGWTLRSATGSRTAHTEHTIAITEDGAEVLTHPRR; from the coding sequence GTGATCGAGATCCTGAGCCCCACCGAGGTCGACCGGGCCCGCCGCACGGGCGCCCTCGTCGGCACCGTCCTGCAGACCCTCCGCGAGCGCACCCGGGTGGGCACGAACCTGCTCGAGATCGACGCGTGGGCCCGGACGCTGATCGAGGACGCGGGCGCCGACTCCTGCTACGTCGACTACGCCCCGTCGTTCGGCCGCGGGCCGTTCGGCCACCACGTGTGCACCGCCGTGAACGACGCGGTCCTGCACGGGCTGCCCCACGACCGGGCGCTCGTGGACGGCGACCTGCTCACGCTCGACCTGGCGGTGTCCCTCGACGGGATCGCCGCTGACGCGGCCATCAGCTTCGTCGTCGGCACGCCCGACCCCGCGGACACGGCGCTCATCGCGGCGACCGAGCGCGCCCTGGCCGCCGGGATCGCGGCCGCCCGCCCCGGCGCTCGGACCGGTGACCTGTCCCACGCCGTCGGCACCGTGCTCACCGACGCCGGGTACCTCGTGAACACCGAGTTCGGCGGCCACGGCATCGGGTCGACCATGCACCAGGACCCGCACGTGTCGAACACCGGTCGACCGGGGCGCGGGTACACGCTCCGGCCGGGGCTCCTCCTCGCACTGGAGCCGTGGGTGATGGCGGACACCGACGAACTCGTCACCGACCCGGACGGCTGGACGCTGCGGAGCGCGACGGGGTCCCGGACGGCACACACCGAGCACACGATCGCGATCACCGAGGACGGTGCCGAGGTCCTCACGCACCCCCGGCGCTGA
- a CDS encoding 4'-phosphopantetheinyl transferase family protein yields MVARSRNDVRCGAVAVTVHVVAADADTAGVGREALVTAAASAAGVEPVTVRTGRSCPTCGASDHGRPWAEAAGTAVPVSLARTTGIVAVAALQGTARSTRTTLPTVGVDVERVSRVAAAPLDASGPRESARLRTVQDRAAAWAVTEAVLKRDGRGLRVDPARVEVDLRRGRARLDGRWQPVTVTWLDADLVLAVAAGGLPITVTAPQDVPLSAGGA; encoded by the coding sequence GTGGTCGCCCGGTCCCGCAACGACGTCAGGTGCGGTGCCGTCGCCGTGACGGTGCACGTCGTCGCCGCGGACGCGGACACCGCTGGTGTCGGCCGGGAGGCACTGGTCACCGCCGCCGCGTCCGCTGCGGGTGTCGAGCCGGTCACCGTACGCACCGGCCGGTCCTGTCCGACGTGCGGCGCATCCGACCACGGGCGCCCCTGGGCGGAGGCCGCCGGTACGGCCGTCCCGGTGAGCCTCGCGCGCACGACCGGCATCGTCGCCGTGGCCGCGCTGCAGGGGACTGCGCGGTCGACGAGGACGACCCTGCCGACCGTCGGCGTCGACGTGGAGCGGGTCTCGCGCGTCGCCGCCGCCCCGCTCGACGCGTCCGGCCCGCGGGAGTCCGCCCGGCTCCGCACGGTGCAGGACCGCGCCGCCGCGTGGGCCGTCACCGAGGCGGTGCTCAAGCGCGACGGCCGCGGGCTCCGCGTCGACCCCGCCCGGGTCGAGGTCGACCTCCGCCGCGGTCGGGCACGGCTCGACGGCCGCTGGCAGCCGGTGACGGTGACCTGGCTCGACGCGGACCTCGTGCTCGCGGTCGCGGCGGGCGGCCTGCCGATCACGGTCACCGCGCCGCAGGACGTCCCGCTCAGCGCCGGGGGTGCGTGA